Below is a genomic region from Demequina sp. NBRC 110054.
GCCGGTGAGCGCGTGCTTGCTGGTCACGTAGGCCGCGTTCTGCGCGATGCCGACCGAGCCGAGGACCGAGGCCATGTTGACGATCGCGCCGCCACCGGACTCGACCATCGCGGGAAGCTGGAAGCGCAGTCCGTAGAAGACGCCGTCCAGGTCGACCGCGCGCACGCGGTCCCAGGCGGCGATGTCGTAGTCGCCGATGTTCATCGGCGGGGCGCCGATGCCCGCGTTGTTGACGGCGAGGTGCAGGCCGCCGAAGGTCTTCTTGGCGAACTCGACCGCAGCCTCCGAGTCCTCCCACTTCGCGGTGTTCTGCGCGAAGGCCGCGGCCTTGCCTCCTGCGGCCTCGATCTCGTCGACCACCTTCTGCGCGGCCTCGACCTTGATGTCCGTGACGACGACGCTCGCACCCTCGGCGGCGAGCTCGCGCGAGATCTCCGCGCCGATGCCACTTCCGCCACCGGTGACGATCGCTGTCTTGCCTTCGAACCTGGCCATGGGGACCACTTCCTTCTGCTGTGCCGCGTTCGCGCGGCGTGTTGATTGCGTACGCATAAATCAACACATGTCAACCAGAAGGTATTCCGGGCGACGTGCGACGGCGCCGGGACCGATCGGACGAGCAGTCGCCCACGCTGGGCCCGCGCTGCCCGCGGAAGCGTCGGTCGGGGTGACGCCGCCGCTCAGTTGAGCGTGAAGCCGCCCAGGTCGTCGCCGCGCGTCGGGCCGCCGTGGCCGAAGCCGCCCTGCCCGTTCTGGCGGGCCATGTCCTCAAGGCGCTCGATGCGCTGATCCATCGGGGGGTGCGTCGCGAACAGCTTCGCCATGCCCGCGCCCGAGAAGGGGTTCGCGATGAACAGGTGGCTCACGTTCTCGAACTTCGTCTCCTGCGGAAGGGGCCGCCGCTGCACGCCGCCCTCGAGCTTGCGCAGCGCGGAGGCGAGCGCAAGCGGGTCGCCCGTGAGCTTGGCGCCGTCCTCGTCGGCGTCGTACTCCCTGGTGCGGGAGATCGCCATGCGGATGAGCGTCGCGGCGATCGGCGCGAGCACCATCATCGCGAGCACACCGAAGATGCCCAGCGGGTTGTCGCGCGAGTCGCGGCCGCCGCTGAAGAACAGCAGCCACTGCGCGATCGCCGTGATCATGCCGGCGAACGCCGCGGCGACCGACCCGATGAGCACGTCGCGGTTGTAGACGTGCATGAGCTCGTGGCCGAGCACGCCGCGCAGCTCGCGCTCGTCGAGCAGCTGCAGGATGCCCGTGGTGCAGCACACCGCGGCGTTCTTCGGGTTGCGGCCCGTCGCGAACGCGTTCGGCGCGTCGGTCGGCGAGACGTACAGGCGCGGCATGGGCTGGTTCGCCTCGCGGCTGAGCTCGCGGACGATGCGGTACATCGCGGGCTGCTCGACCTCGGTCACGGGCTGCGCGTGCATCGCACG
It encodes:
- a CDS encoding SDR family NAD(P)-dependent oxidoreductase, translating into MARFEGKTAIVTGGGSGIGAEISRELAAEGASVVVTDIKVEAAQKVVDEIEAAGGKAAAFAQNTAKWEDSEAAVEFAKKTFGGLHLAVNNAGIGAPPMNIGDYDIAAWDRVRAVDLDGVFYGLRFQLPAMVESGGGAIVNMASVLGSVGIAQNAAYVTSKHALTGLTKVAALEYTAQGVRTNAVGPGFIDTPLVRSSMTPEALSALEQQHAARRLGTDKEVAALALFLLSDEASFISGSYHLVDGGYSAQ
- the htpX gene encoding zinc metalloprotease HtpX; its protein translation is MGGSNHFNGLKTFGLFVAMWMVMLALGTAVAGGQYLWLFAGLSVIGTFVGYWNSDKLAIRAMHAQPVTEVEQPAMYRIVRELSREANQPMPRLYVSPTDAPNAFATGRNPKNAAVCCTTGILQLLDERELRGVLGHELMHVYNRDVLIGSVAAAFAGMITAIAQWLLFFSGGRDSRDNPLGIFGVLAMMVLAPIAATLIRMAISRTREYDADEDGAKLTGDPLALASALRKLEGGVQRRPLPQETKFENVSHLFIANPFSGAGMAKLFATHPPMDQRIERLEDMARQNGQGGFGHGGPTRGDDLGGFTLN